The region GACAGAAACAGGGTCAGGTCCACAGGATCACTCTTCATGGGGCACATTCTAGAGTACGCTGGCGCCTTCCCGGGTTATTTGAACGTGCTGGGGCATGAGAAAGGGCCCCCGAAGGGGCCCCGTTCAGACTGAAGGGAAAACGCTCAGGCGACCTTGACGCCCTGCGCCTTGAGCAGGCGGCGGGCAGTCTGGGTGGGCTGGGCGCCCTGGGCGAGCCAGTAAGCGGCGCGCTCGGTGTTGACCTTCAGGTAGGTCTCGGTGGTCTTGCGTGGGTCGTAGTGACCCAGGTTTTCGATGTATCCACCGTCACGGGGACGACGGGCATCGGTCACCACAATGCGGTAGTGGGGGTTATGGGTGGAACCAAAGCGGGAAAGGCGAATCTTAACCATGTCAAAGAACCTCTGGGGTGGTGGTGAGGGTAAAGCTCCCGCTTAGGATCACGGGGTCATGCGCCCGTCAGCAGCCAACCGGAAAGCGCACCGCAAAAGAGTATCAGACCTTTCGGCCCAGGAGCAAGCCTGCCGCTAGAACCCGGGAGCGACAGGCTGCCGGGTTGCGCCCTGGACCCGGTTAAGCTGAAACGCCATCCGGCCAGGGCCAAACACCGGGCTTCCCCCAACCCGTCCCAGCGGCGTTCCCTGCGCCACCCGCTGCCCAGCACGTACCTGGGGGTCCTGCAGTCCCAGATACACCGTGACCGCGCTGGAGTGCTCGACCAGCACCACCCAGCCCAGACTGGCGTAATAGGTGGCGGCCAGGACGTCTCCTGCCTGTGACGCCACTGCCTGGGCGTCCTCGGGACCCTGCAGCACCGTCCACTGCGCTCCGTTGGTCCCGTACGGACTGCTGACCTGCCCGGAGCTGATCGGGAACCCCTGGGGACCCGTCTGCACCGGAAGCGGCGCCAGGGCTGCTTCGACCCGGGTCTGTTCCTGCTCGACCTGCTGGCGGCGCGCCTCCAGGGCAGCCTGCTCCTGCTGGATCTGCTGC is a window of Deinococcus deserti VCD115 DNA encoding:
- the rpsP gene encoding 30S ribosomal protein S16, producing MVKIRLSRFGSTHNPHYRIVVTDARRPRDGGYIENLGHYDPRKTTETYLKVNTERAAYWLAQGAQPTQTARRLLKAQGVKVA